One Dehalococcoidales bacterium DNA segment encodes these proteins:
- a CDS encoding ammonia-forming cytochrome c nitrite reductase subunit c552: IGLMEEPIANIICAQCHVEYVCNPGYDMATGEYITMEDSRTNHFPWVNVFDAYEHYNELEFRDFKHAVTGATLVKLQHPDAETNYGSLHQQNGVECSDCHMPKLTNQAGEVYTSHWQTSPRTYINNTCLSCHTEWTEEEAEYRIDSIQNYIKGKLSKAEYWLSELIDTFDLAIRYGVDEATLNEARECHSQAHILWEWWTAGNGGGFHNPDQARESLTRSVEFSKMGIQILEEAMK, translated from the coding sequence ATCGGCCTGATGGAAGAACCGATAGCCAACATCATATGCGCCCAGTGTCATGTTGAATATGTCTGCAACCCGGGTTATGACATGGCTACCGGTGAATATATAACCATGGAAGATTCACGAACAAATCACTTCCCCTGGGTCAATGTATTCGATGCCTATGAACACTACAACGAATTGGAATTTCGCGATTTCAAGCATGCCGTAACCGGCGCTACACTGGTCAAGCTGCAGCACCCGGATGCTGAAACTAACTACGGATCACTCCATCAACAAAACGGTGTTGAATGCAGCGATTGCCATATGCCCAAGCTTACAAATCAGGCAGGTGAAGTATACACTTCCCACTGGCAAACCAGCCCTCGCACTTATATCAACAACACCTGTTTAAGTTGTCATACCGAATGGACTGAAGAAGAGGCAGAATATCGTATTGATTCTATCCAGAACTACATAAAAGGCAAACTTTCCAAGGCAGAATACTGGCTGAGTGAACTTATCGATACCTTTGATCTAGCCATAAGATACGGCGTAGATGAAGCTACTTTAAATGAAGCCCGTGAATGCCATTCGCAGGCACATATTCTCTGGGAATGGTGGACTGCTGGGAATGGCGGAGGTTTCCATAATCCAGACCAGGCGCGGGAATCACTCACCCGTTCAGTTGAATTCTCCAAGATGGGAATCCAAATACTCGAAGAAGCCATGAAATAA
- a CDS encoding cation diffusion facilitator family transporter, with amino-acid sequence MMETRVAIALGISLTIFIMEIVGGFVSGSLALLSDAGHVLADAVALGLSLYALKLSRRSSNGVATFGYHRVGILVALINGTTLVVMAALIFREAYERFLAPPQIKITELLIIAAIGLAANLVMVWLLHRGHHHNLSIKSAWLHVMGDGLASLGVIISGLVIYFTGWAYADPIASIFIGILICIGGCRVIREAGSVLLELAPKHMNTEEIIHQMRKVSGVLDVHDFHLWMITPQLVALSAHIMVEDQSVSDTEVIFSELQVRLLDMGIEHITLQMECNSCGTNKTFCHQLKTFDYHKH; translated from the coding sequence ATGATGGAGACTAGGGTGGCTATAGCTCTGGGAATTTCGCTGACGATTTTTATCATGGAGATTGTTGGTGGATTCGTATCAGGAAGTTTGGCCTTGCTATCAGACGCAGGTCATGTTTTGGCTGATGCAGTCGCTCTTGGTTTGAGTCTTTATGCTTTAAAACTATCGCGCCGAAGCAGCAACGGTGTAGCGACTTTTGGATACCATCGTGTTGGGATTCTGGTCGCATTGATAAATGGAACAACGCTGGTTGTCATGGCTGCACTTATCTTTCGTGAGGCTTACGAACGATTTCTTGCTCCGCCCCAGATTAAAATTACCGAGCTTCTTATAATTGCTGCTATAGGACTTGCGGCGAATCTCGTTATGGTATGGTTATTGCATCGTGGCCATCATCACAATCTGAGTATAAAAAGTGCCTGGCTACACGTAATGGGTGATGGGCTAGCGTCCCTTGGGGTCATAATATCGGGTTTAGTAATATATTTTACCGGTTGGGCATATGCAGATCCGATTGCGAGTATCTTTATCGGTATTTTGATTTGTATTGGCGGTTGCCGAGTTATTCGCGAGGCTGGATCTGTGTTACTTGAGTTGGCACCTAAACATATGAATACTGAAGAGATTATCCACCAGATGAGAAAGGTATCAGGTGTATTGGACGTGCACGACTTTCATCTCTGGATGATAACTCCACAGCTTGTTGCTTTATCCGCACACATAATGGTTGAAGACCAATCAGTATCAGATACTGAGGTGATCTTCTCCGAACTTCAAGTTCGCTTGCTGGATATGGGTATCGAACATATAACTTTGCAAATGGAATGCAACAGTTGTGGCACCAATAAAACCTTTTGCCACCAGCTAAAAACATTTGATTATCATAAACACTAA